A single genomic interval of Megalobrama amblycephala isolate DHTTF-2021 linkage group LG15, ASM1881202v1, whole genome shotgun sequence harbors:
- the phf21ab gene encoding PHD finger protein 21A isoform X6 yields the protein MMELQTLQEALKVEIQVHQKLVAQMKQDPQNADLKKQLHELQAKITALSEKQKKVVEQLRKELLVKQEPELKPQTLPATADGKTVLLTPACPPSQLPTGPPHNQGAPQKTLTMTPVITAKTLPLVLKAAASTMPASMATQRPTVAMVTAISNPPRPGANSDSQSTPINLQVASKLPNQDIDAATRIVSKNVIVVQATTTSAQPIKVPQFVPPPRLTPRPTFQPQVRPKPPMPINVPIAPAPPPPMVAAPLIQRPLMLTTKLTSSLPASAGPIHQVRIVNGQQCATIDKTTTAVTGGTTQVTGIVISPAQTLQISNLNSDLKIHSTDWSAFLASCSLHQTVKPQGGPEQVVTSTPPSSSPPPPPAKVRREESPQKLAFMVSLGLVTHDHLEEIQSRRQERKRRTTANPVYSGAVFEPERKKSAVTYLNTPLHQGTRKRGRPPKYSTSTTSSTAVPELGCNPLLSPTSSLPASPAPERPDTGGFPLSVHPHSVPQPSPSSGDILKKEEAIPWPGTLAIVHSYIAYKEAKEEEKQKLMKWSAELKLEREQLEQRVKQLSNSITKCMETKNSILARQKEMQSSLDKVKHLVRLIQSFNLTQPMETETLQDSKQDCTESGSIKDSKDATQVCVQESPTEPSVQVPVAVQVPEVKAEPEVGEMAEPAAAVTPEAASGESGISVPEVPKTTVGDDMMDTAKTVEAVELPKVRDVKTNGETDCDCTGLNPEEEEGTVDAADSADSENIPPNDSSCAEDAGKMEVELQEDGSHGVNTNNGKTSEPSQQALPAPLSSVDNPK from the exons AACGCAGATCTGAAGAAACAACTTCACGAGCTCCAAGCGAAAATCACGGCTCTGAGTGAGAAACAG AAAAAAGTGGTGGAGCAGTTGCGGAAAGAGTTGCTGGTCAAACAGGAGCCCGAACTGAAGCCACAGACGCTCCCGGCAACCGCAGACGGTAAAACCGTGCTGCTGACGCCCGCCTGTCCCCCTTCACAGCTGCCCACAGGGCCTCCACACAACCAGGGGGCGCCACAG AAGACTCTCACCATGACGCCGGTCATAACTGCAAAGACTCTACCTCTCGTGCTGAAAGCTGCCGCCTCCACCATGCCTGCTTCCATGGCAACACAACGCCCCACAGTCGCCATGGTCACTGCCATCAGCAACCCCCCGAGACCCGGCGCCAATTCCGACTCCCAGAGCACACCAATCAACCTTCAGGTGGCCAGCAAACTACCCAATCAGGACATAGATGCCGCCACACGGATTGTGTCCAAGAATGTTATAGTC GTGCAGGCCACCACCACCTCTGCCCAGCCTATCAAAGTTCCCCAGTTTGTCCCTCCTCCTAGATTGACGCCTCGACCCACCTTTCAGCCACAG GTTCGACCAAAACCACCCATGCCCATCAATGTGCccatcgctccagctcctcctcCTCCCATGGTGGCAGCTCCTCTAATCCAGCGGCCCCTGATGCTCACTACAAAGCTGACATCATCTCTGCCTGCTTCCGCTGGGCCCATCCACCAGGTGCGCATTGTGAACGGACAGCAATGCGCAACCATTGACAAGACCACGACCGCAGTCACAGGCGGCACCACGCAAGTCACAGGCATTGTCATCAGTCCTGCCCAGACACTTCAGATCAGCAACCTTAACTCCGACTTGAAG ATTCATTCAACTGACTGGAGTGCATTCCTTGCTTCTTGTTCTCTACATCAGACTGTGAAACCGCAAGGAGGACCAGAACAGGTGGTCACAAGTACACCACCCTCatcctctcctcctcctcctccagctAAGGTCAGACGAGAGGAAAGCCCACAG AAACTTGCCTTTATGGTGTCTCTTGGGTTGGTCACACATGACCATCTTGAAG AGATTCAGAGCAGAAGACAGGAACGTAAGAGGAGAACAACAGCCAACCCAGTGTACAGTGGAGCAGTGTTTGAACCTGAG AGGAAAAAGAGTGCTGTCACTTACTTGAACACTCCACTGCATCAAGGCACCAGGAAGAGAG GTCGCCCTCCCAAATACAGCACCTCCACCACCAGCAGCACGGCGGTGCCGGAGCTGGGCTGCAACCCCCTGCTCTCCCCCACCAGCAGCCTTCCCGCCTCCCCAGCCCCTGAGCGGCCTGACACGGGGGGCTTTCCCCTCTCAGTCCACCCTCATTCTGTCCCCCAGCCCAGCCCCAGCTCCGGGGAT ATTCTGAAGAAGGAAGAGGCCATTCCATGGCCAGGAACCCTGGCAATTGTCCATTCCTACATTGCTTACAAAGAAG caaaagaagaagagaaGCAGAAGTTAATGAAATGGAGTGCCGAACTAAAGCTGGAACGAGAGCAACTAGAACAGAGAGTGAAGCAGCTCAGCAACTCTATAACA AAATGCATGGAGACCAAGAACAGCATACTTGCCCGTCAGAAGGAGATGCAGTCCTCTCTGGATAAGGTGAAACATCTGGTCCGCCTAATCCAGAGCTTTAACTTGACTCAGCCCATGGAGACTGAAACCCTACAGGATTCCAAACAGGACTGCACAGAATCAGGGAGCATCAAAGACTCAAAGGATGCTACACAAGTGTGTGTGCAGGAGAGTCCCACAGAGCCTAGTGTGCAAGTACCAGTTGCTGTACAAGTCCCTGAAGTGAAGGCAGAGCCAGAGGTGGGTGAAATGGCAGAGCCAGCGGCCGCAGTCACACCTGAGGCTGCATCAGGTGAATCGGGAATTAGTGTCCCGGAAGTGCCCAAAACCACAGTTGGTGATGATATGATGGATACGGCGAAAACGGTGGAGGCTGTGGAATTGCCTAAGGTCAGGGACGTAAAGACTAATGGAGAAACGGACTGTGATTGTACCGGCTTGAACCCGGAAGAAGAGGAGGGTACTGTCGATGCTGCAGACTCGGCGGACTCTGAGAACATCCCTCCCAATGACAGTAGTTGTGCAGAGGATGCTGGGAAGATGGAAGTGGAGTTGCAGGAAGATGGAAGTCATGGAGTGAACACCAACAACGGCAAAACCTCAGAACCTTCTCAACAGGCTTTGCCAGCCCCTCTAAGCAGCGTGGACAACCCCAAATAG
- the phf21ab gene encoding PHD finger protein 21A isoform X3 produces MMELQTLQEALKVEIQVHQKLVAQMKQDPQNADLKKQLHELQAKITALSEKQKKVVEQLRKELLVKQEPELKPQTLPATADGKTVLLTPACPPSQLPTGPPHNQGAPQKTLTMTPVITAKTLPLVLKAAASTMPASMATQRPTVAMVTAISNPPRPGANSDSQSTPINLQVASKLPNQDIDAATRIVSKNVIVVQATTTSAQPIKVPQFVPPPRLTPRPTFQPQVRPKPPMPINVPIAPAPPPPMVAAPLIQRPLMLTTKLTSSLPASAGPIHQVRIVNGQQCATIDKTTTAVTGGTTQVTGIVISPAQTLQISNLNSDLKTVKPQGGPEQVVTSTPPSSSPPPPPAKVRREESPQKLAFMVSLGLVTHDHLEEIQSRRQERKRRTTANPVYSGAVFEPERKKSAVTYLNTPLHQGTRKRGRPPKYSTSTTSSTAVPELGCNPLLSPTSSLPASPAPERPDTGGFPLSVHPHSVPQPSPSSGDGDIHEDFCTVCRRSGQLLMCDTCSRVYHLDCLDPPLKNIPKGMWICPKCQDQILKKEEAIPWPGTLAIVHSYIAYKEAKEEEKQKLMKWSAELKLEREQLEQRVKQLSNSITKCMETKNSILARQKEMQSSLDKVKHLVRLIQSFNLTQPMETETLQDSKQDCTESGSIKDSKDATQVCVQESPTEPSVQVPVAVQVPEVKAEPEVGEMAEPAAAVTPEAASGESGISVPEVPKTTVGDDMMDTAKTVEAVELPKVRDVKTNGETDCDCTGLNPEEEEGTVDAADSADSENIPPNDSSCAEDAGKMEVELQEDGSHGVNTNNGKTSEPSQQALPAPLSSVDNPK; encoded by the exons AACGCAGATCTGAAGAAACAACTTCACGAGCTCCAAGCGAAAATCACGGCTCTGAGTGAGAAACAG AAAAAAGTGGTGGAGCAGTTGCGGAAAGAGTTGCTGGTCAAACAGGAGCCCGAACTGAAGCCACAGACGCTCCCGGCAACCGCAGACGGTAAAACCGTGCTGCTGACGCCCGCCTGTCCCCCTTCACAGCTGCCCACAGGGCCTCCACACAACCAGGGGGCGCCACAG AAGACTCTCACCATGACGCCGGTCATAACTGCAAAGACTCTACCTCTCGTGCTGAAAGCTGCCGCCTCCACCATGCCTGCTTCCATGGCAACACAACGCCCCACAGTCGCCATGGTCACTGCCATCAGCAACCCCCCGAGACCCGGCGCCAATTCCGACTCCCAGAGCACACCAATCAACCTTCAGGTGGCCAGCAAACTACCCAATCAGGACATAGATGCCGCCACACGGATTGTGTCCAAGAATGTTATAGTC GTGCAGGCCACCACCACCTCTGCCCAGCCTATCAAAGTTCCCCAGTTTGTCCCTCCTCCTAGATTGACGCCTCGACCCACCTTTCAGCCACAG GTTCGACCAAAACCACCCATGCCCATCAATGTGCccatcgctccagctcctcctcCTCCCATGGTGGCAGCTCCTCTAATCCAGCGGCCCCTGATGCTCACTACAAAGCTGACATCATCTCTGCCTGCTTCCGCTGGGCCCATCCACCAGGTGCGCATTGTGAACGGACAGCAATGCGCAACCATTGACAAGACCACGACCGCAGTCACAGGCGGCACCACGCAAGTCACAGGCATTGTCATCAGTCCTGCCCAGACACTTCAGATCAGCAACCTTAACTCCGACTTGAAG ACTGTGAAACCGCAAGGAGGACCAGAACAGGTGGTCACAAGTACACCACCCTCatcctctcctcctcctcctccagctAAGGTCAGACGAGAGGAAAGCCCACAG AAACTTGCCTTTATGGTGTCTCTTGGGTTGGTCACACATGACCATCTTGAAG AGATTCAGAGCAGAAGACAGGAACGTAAGAGGAGAACAACAGCCAACCCAGTGTACAGTGGAGCAGTGTTTGAACCTGAG AGGAAAAAGAGTGCTGTCACTTACTTGAACACTCCACTGCATCAAGGCACCAGGAAGAGAG GTCGCCCTCCCAAATACAGCACCTCCACCACCAGCAGCACGGCGGTGCCGGAGCTGGGCTGCAACCCCCTGCTCTCCCCCACCAGCAGCCTTCCCGCCTCCCCAGCCCCTGAGCGGCCTGACACGGGGGGCTTTCCCCTCTCAGTCCACCCTCATTCTGTCCCCCAGCCCAGCCCCAGCTCCGGGGAT GGAGACATCCATGAGGATTTCTGCACTGTGTGCAGACGCAGTGGACAGTTGCTCATGTGTGACACATGTTCGCGCGTCTACCACCTCGACTGCTTGGACCCACCCCTCAAAAACATTCCCAAAGGCATGTGGATCTGTCCTAAATGTCAAGACCAG ATTCTGAAGAAGGAAGAGGCCATTCCATGGCCAGGAACCCTGGCAATTGTCCATTCCTACATTGCTTACAAAGAAG caaaagaagaagagaaGCAGAAGTTAATGAAATGGAGTGCCGAACTAAAGCTGGAACGAGAGCAACTAGAACAGAGAGTGAAGCAGCTCAGCAACTCTATAACA AAATGCATGGAGACCAAGAACAGCATACTTGCCCGTCAGAAGGAGATGCAGTCCTCTCTGGATAAGGTGAAACATCTGGTCCGCCTAATCCAGAGCTTTAACTTGACTCAGCCCATGGAGACTGAAACCCTACAGGATTCCAAACAGGACTGCACAGAATCAGGGAGCATCAAAGACTCAAAGGATGCTACACAAGTGTGTGTGCAGGAGAGTCCCACAGAGCCTAGTGTGCAAGTACCAGTTGCTGTACAAGTCCCTGAAGTGAAGGCAGAGCCAGAGGTGGGTGAAATGGCAGAGCCAGCGGCCGCAGTCACACCTGAGGCTGCATCAGGTGAATCGGGAATTAGTGTCCCGGAAGTGCCCAAAACCACAGTTGGTGATGATATGATGGATACGGCGAAAACGGTGGAGGCTGTGGAATTGCCTAAGGTCAGGGACGTAAAGACTAATGGAGAAACGGACTGTGATTGTACCGGCTTGAACCCGGAAGAAGAGGAGGGTACTGTCGATGCTGCAGACTCGGCGGACTCTGAGAACATCCCTCCCAATGACAGTAGTTGTGCAGAGGATGCTGGGAAGATGGAAGTGGAGTTGCAGGAAGATGGAAGTCATGGAGTGAACACCAACAACGGCAAAACCTCAGAACCTTCTCAACAGGCTTTGCCAGCCCCTCTAAGCAGCGTGGACAACCCCAAATAG